A genome region from Euphorbia lathyris chromosome 4, ddEupLath1.1, whole genome shotgun sequence includes the following:
- the LOC136225535 gene encoding phosphatidylinositol 4-phosphate 5-kinase 8-like produces MVVFQQLLQMEDAERPDRILSNGDVYIGDFKGVVPHGKGKYTWTDGTVYDGDWEEGKMMGKGQIFWSSGAKYEGDFSGGHLHGIGTFTGSDGSEYRGAWRMNIQHGFGRKQYANSDIYEGSWKEGVHEGSGRYSWNSGNTYIGNWKAGRMYGRGVMKWANGDLFDGFWVNGLRNGSGVYKFEDGGYYFGTWSKGLKDGKGTFYPAGVKIPSSRKLSTSVDYGESGRSSLSHSSSLNSEQGSIPKVGAVRSLSEKLSINGVLRNSGRISHRTGDTARELISRAPSSILSQASDNSQREVQDKRTLAYEREYVQGVLVKERIITGESSRKTKQKNKFQAKEEKKKSCVALFDDRQSYCLMLNLQLGIRYTVGKITPVPRREVRNSDFGVRARIRMYFPRKGSQFTPPHYSVDFYWKDYCPMVFRNLREMFKLDAADYMMSICGDDGLRELSSPGKSGSIFYLSHDDRFVIKTLKISELKFFLRMLPNYYDHVGKHENTLITKFFGVHSIKLRGGRKVRFVVMGNMFCTELRIHKRYDLKGSTQGRITDTDKIEANTTLKDLDLSYEFLMDKMLRESLFKQLSDDCMFLQSQQVIDYSLLLGLHFRAPEQLKTILESADSNHENLASDDVVSPQGDPLIPAGLLLVTHEPSSVNTAPGPHIRGNTLRAYSLGAKEVDLLLPGTARLRVQLGVNMPAQASRKLRQEVDSMEVELFEVYDVVLYMGIIDILQEYNMRKKVEHAFKSLKFDPMSISAVEPKLYADRFLKFLQQKVFPEQL; encoded by the exons ATGGTGGTCTTTCAACAGTTATTACAAATGGAAGATGCTGAAAG GCCGGATAGAATCTTATCGAACGGAGATGTCTATATTGGAGATTTTAAGGGAGTGGTTCCTCATGGAAAAGGGAAGTATACATGGACAGATGGAACAGTATATGATGGTGATTGGGAAGAGGGTAAAATGATGGGAAAAGGACAGATATTTTGGTCATCAGGAGCAAAATATGAAGGTGATTTCTCCGGTGGTCACCTTCATGGAATTGGCACCTTTACAGGATCTGATGGTTCCGAATACAGAGGGGCCTGGAGAATGAATATACAGCACGGGTTCGGAAGGAAGCAGTATGCAAATTCAGATATTTATGAAGGTTCGTGGAAGGAAGGCGTTCATGAAGGTAGTGGGAGGTATTCTTGGAATAGTGGAAATACATACATTGGGAATTGGAAAGCTGGAAGAATGTATGGAAGAGGAGTTATGAAATGGGCAAATGGTGATCTTTTCGATGGTTTTTGGGTAAATGGTTTAAGAAATGGTTCCGGAGTTTATAAGTTTGAAGATGGAGGATATTATTTTGGAACGTGGAGTAAGGGCCTAAAAGATGGTAAAGGAACATTCTACCCTGCTGGAGTGAAAATTCCCTCTTCAAGGAAATTGTCCACTTCTGTAGACTATGGGGAGAGTGGAAGAAGTTCGTTGTCTCATAGCTCTTCACTAAATTCAGAACAAGGCAGTATCCCAAAAGTAGGTGCCGTGCGCAGTCTTTCTGAGAAGCTATCAATTAATGGAGTGTTAAGAAATTCAGGTAGAATATCTCACAGAACTGGTGACACTGCCCGTGAATTAATATCCCGTGCACCATCATCTATTCTCTCCCAAGCCTCTGACAATAGTCAAAGAGAGGTGCAGGATAAAAGAACTTTGGCTTATGAAAGAGAATATGTGCAAGGAGTTCTTGTCAAAGAGAGAATTATAACTGGAGAATCATCACGCAAAACTAAAcagaaaaataaatttcaagccaaagaagaaaagaagaagtcaTGCGTGGCTCTTTTTGACGATCGTCAGAGTTATTGTCTTATGCTTAATTTGCAACTTGGTATCAG ATATACTGTTGGCAAGATTACACCAGTGCCTAGGCGTGAAGTTCGAAACTCTGATTTTGGAGTTCGAGCTAGAATAAGAATGTATTTCCCAAGAAAGGGTTCCCAGTTTACACCTCCACATTATTCGGTTGACTTCTATTGGAAAGATTACTGTCCTATGGTCTTCAG GAATTTAAGGGAAATGTTCAAGTTAGATGCAGCTGATTACATGATGTCCATTTGTGGTGATGATGGGCTGAGAGAGCTTTCTTCTCCAGGCAAAAGTGGCAGTATCTTCTATCTTTCTCATGATGACAGATTTGTGATTAAAACATTGAAGATATCTGAACTCAAG TTCTTTCTCAGGATGCTCCCTAACTATTATGACCATGTGGGAAAGCATGAAAATACTCTAATAACAAAGTTTTTCGGTGTCCACAGTATAAAATTAAGAGGCGGAAGAAAG GTACGCTTTGTGGTCATGGGGAATATGTTTTGCACAGAATTGAGAATTCATAAACGCTATGATCTGAAGGGATCAACTCAAGGAAGAATCACAGATACAGATAAAATTGAAGCTAATACCACCTTAAAAGATCTTGACCTTTCATATGAATTTCTCATGGACAAGATGTTGCGAGAGTCCCTTTTTAA ACAACTTTCCGATGATTGCATGTTCTTACAATCTCAACAAGTAATTGATTATAGCCTTCTCTTGGGGTTACATTTTAGAGCTCCAGAGCAATTGAAGACAATACTAGAATCCGCTGATTCAAATCATGAGAATTTGGCTTCTGATGATG TTGTAAGTCCACAAGGGGATCCCCTTATTCCAGCAGGGTTGCTCCTAGTTACCCATGAACCCAGTTCTGTCAACACGGCACCCGGTCCTCATATAAGGGGCAATACATTGAGAGCATATTCTCTTGGAGCAAAGGAAGTTGATCTCTTACTGCCTGGCACCGCAAG GTTGCGAGTACAGTTAGGCGTGAACATGCCAGCACAAGCTAGTCGGAAACTTAGACAGGAGGTTGATTCAATGGAGGTAGAACTTTTCGAGGTATACGATGTTGTCCTTTACATGGGGATAATCGATATATTGCAGGAATACAATATGCGAAAGAAAGTTGAGCATGCGTTTAAGTCATTGAAGTTCGATCCTATGTCAATTTCGGCTGTTGAACCAAAACTGTATGCGGATCGATTCCTCAAGTTCTTGCAGCAGAAAGTTTTCCCTGAGCAACTATGA